TTTTTTTATTTCTGCACTTAACAGACGAGTTCAATTTATTGATGGAATAATAGACTTATTAAGAACGAGAAATCTGACTTGTGCAGGAATCTTAGTACGAACACAACTTGATAACCTTATGAGAGTCTTCGCGGCTTTTATATCAGAAAACAGAAGATTATTTATTAAAGAGACTTTAAGTGGTAAAAGTATTAGAAATTTGAAAGATAATCAAAACAGAAGGATGACTGATACCAATCTTAAGAAAAGGATGTCAGAGTATTATCCTGAGATTGAGGAAATTTACAATAAATCATCTGGTTATGTTCATTTGTCTGAAGTCGCATTTCATCAGGCTTTTTGGACAGAACAATCTGATGGAGATTTTGGAATTAGATTTTCAGTTGGTTTGTCTCCTAGGGAAGAACTAAATCCTATTCTAATTGAGTGTGCTGAAGTATTCTGTTATTTTACTGAGATTGAATATGATTTTTACCAAAAAATCATTGATTCAAAAAAAGTTTTTGATAATAAACAAAAAGATATTTTAGAATTAACGTGAGCTATATTAAACTATCAATAATGACGAAGATAAAAATAAATAATAGGGGAAAAATGAATTATGACAACAAATAGTATTAGCTCATATATCACATTGATATCGATTGCTCATAACCAATTTGGTGATGAGTTGAACATTGATAATTGGGACTGTGAGTTTAAAAATTGGGAAATGCAGTTAATTTCAAATGGTAAATATTATACTTTTTTGAAGAAAGTAGAAATAGATTGTAGAGTAACCAAAGAACCTATATATCGGGAAAACCCAATAATGTGGAAGATTATACTTAGAAAAAATCCTAAAACTAACTATTTCGTTGCTTCTCTAAGTAATGTTAACCATGTTAAGGACAGAAGTCATAATCCTGATGACCCATCCATTCCAGGTGAGAATACAAAAGATCGAGGGCATTTTATTGCTGACTCATTTGATAAGTATTTACTTACAAATGATGAACGTAATGCTAATAACTCACAATCCAATCAATTTTTTGCTATAAATAATAAAAGCAATATCTCACCTCAAGATTTTAGAGCAAATCGAAACTCCAAGGAATATGCTGGACAGTTGAGATTCGAGCAAAAAGTGAGAAATTATCTTGAGAAAAGTACTAATGCAAATGAAGAAGTTTATTATGAAATTGAGGAAATTAAGATAGAAGAAAAGGTATTAGGTCGCAGAATATTCATTCATTGGGATCAAAGTGATGAAGCTGATATTCATGTATTTATTCCAGAAGACCGTGATTGAAAGTTTATACGTATATTAAAAAGAGCAATATTGCTCTTTTTTGATTTTAGACGTATTGCTTATTTGTAATTTTTCCATTTGGCTATAAGATATCTTTTTCAATTATTTTTTACATCAATTCGAGGTAGTAATTTTGTAATTTCATCAAAAGCAGACTTTTTCATATCCATAAATTTTCTATAGTTTGGAACTGATATTACATTTCCATCGGTTATTCCTCCACCTATTGGTCGTAACTGACAATAAAAGAAATGATTTTCTAGTCTTTCCATAACATTATTAGCAAAATCTTCCCCCTTTTCTTCTTTAAATAATTTTCTAAACAATTTCTCCCATGCTGCATCATATTTACGAAAAACAAAAACCGGTTTTTGTGATTCCTTATTATATAAATATTTATAGATTCTTCTCAGTACAATGAACGCACCCAACTTAGATAAGTCTGAATTGAGAATAATCTTTTCACCAATGCCATTTTCACCTAAATTAGGTTGAGCACATGAAAAAGGATAAATTTCTAAATTACATATTTGTTGAGCGATCTTTTCAATTTCCTTTTGCTTTCCTTCCAGTTCTATAAAATCTAATACCTTATTTATCTGAATGAGTTGAGAATAATACTCTCTCAAATAGTAATAATTTTCTAACAGATTTTTTTGACTTTTTTTAGAATTGTTTTTGAAATTAAACTTAGATTTTAAATCAAACATATGTTTAATTTCACTCATTAAATTGCTTTGATTACTATAAATGATATCTTTGACGTCTTTAATACTTTTTAATTTATATCTTCTTTCTATAATTGATTTAACATCAATTTCCTTTTCTTTATATCCTTTTAAGATCTTTTTAATATTTTTAATAGTTTTCTTTTTCTCAGTACCAGCTATCAAAATCTCGGTTTTTCCATAATATCCTTTTAGGCTTGTTTCCTCGAGACCTTTATCAATTTGATTATCTTGATAAGCCCCTAAATAGCCTCTAGGATTTTCCAAACAGTGGAAAATAGTAGCTGTATCTATATCTCCATGAAAATGAGTTGGAATTTGGTAGCGCATATTCAAATGACTACCTGCTTTTTCTATTTCTTTTTTTAAGTCATCTGATAGAATCTTCAGCCAAGAGAAGTCCATAGTTGTTTCAGACTTCTCAACTTTTTTTAGAAATTCATTAATCAGATTGTTACCCTTATCTTGATGCCAAGGGCTAAACTGTTCTAAAAAAAATTTCTTATCTTTAAAGTAAAAAATCTCTACGTTGTCTTGGGGTATGATTTCTTTAAAATAATCTTCTAAATCTGATTTTAATTGTTCCAAATCTTGATCTTCATGATTTTTCATGATATGTCCATCCTACTTTATTGATTTATTACTATTAATTCTTTAAACCTATTATACTACAGTATTTCTACATTAGTTCAAAATCAATTTTTTAGAAATTGAAGAATGTATTACATTTAATTTTGTTGCGAAGTTAGTTCTTCCTGTTTCTTATATATTCGAACCTCTAATTTATTTCATAAATAATGTAGTCATTCGAATGATGTTTATTGTAATGTACTGAAATTAACAAAAAGAAAAAACGCATATTATGCGTTTTTCTTCTGTATTGATTCGTATTGAATGCTTACTTAACTTCTGTAAACACAACGTGTTTGCGAAGTTTTGGTGAGTATTTCTTCAATTGAAGACGGTCTGGAGTGTTACGTTTGTTTTTAGAAGTAAGGTACAAGCGTTCACCAGATTCTTTGTGTTCAAGTGTAATATTTACGCGCATGGTATCTCCCTTCTATTATTCAGCTGATGCAGCTTTAGCGATTTTACGTCCTTTGTAGTATCCTTTAAGTGATACACGGTGAGAACGTGAGTAATCTCCAGTAGTTTCGTCAAAGTTCACAGATGGAGCTGTTACTTTGTAGTGTGTACGACGTTTGTTTTTCTTCGCTTTTGAAGTGCGACGTGCAGGTACTGCCATTTTGATTTCTCCTTTAGGTATTTATATTCGATTCAATCTACTGATTTTCATCAACCATACTAGGATAACACATTTTTTTTGTAAAGTAAAGTTACTTGACAAAAAAAGATGAAAAAATTAGAAGATATTACTCAGTTGATATTACTAAAACCTAAATGATATCATTTTGTTTTTAAAAATTAATAGAAAGTTGACAAATAATCACTAAAAAGTTTCAGCCCAATAATTACTTGTAGGAGGTGAGATTATATTGTGCTGAAATATTCTTTTATTCTTATAACTTTTACACTATAATTGTAGTTAGAAAGGAAGAGAAATGTTTGATTATAGAGCACTAGTTATTTTGATGACTTTGATGGATCATTGTGAGCTATCATTATATGAATTATCTGTTAAGGTGAGCTTACCTATAAAGGAAGTCAAAGAAGGAATAGATTATTTAGTGCCTTATCTAGCTAATAAAGGGATAGTGCTGGATAAAAAACAAGGTCGCTATAGTTTATCAAATCGTACGAAGCAGTCTTTGACAGATATTATTAAGTCGGATGAATTGGTTTTACCAAAGTCGACTCGCTTAGCATTAATCTATCTTTACACTTTTTGCCGATTAGATTTTATATCGAATAATCATTACCAAGACTTTTTGAAAGTAAGTAAGAATACAACCTTATCTGATATTCAATCATTAAGAAAGATTATGTTAGATAATGATTTGGAGCTAGGGTACAGTAGAGCAAAAGGTTATACTTTACACGGCTCAGAGTGGAATAAGCACCGTTTAGCTTTTCAAATGGTTAGTGAGTTGCTGGAATCCTCCATAGGGATTTGGGGGTTGGATTATGTTTTATCCAGTTGGGGGTATTCATTAACTTATGATTTGATTAATCAGGTAGTTAAAGATTATTATGAAAAGCTACAGCTAGTACCTATTGTTAATCAATTAAAAGTTTGCCTTTTCGGTTTAGTATTCATTATATGTAGGTATCAAAGGGATGTTGAAAGAGTATGTCTTTCAGAGACATTAGTATCTCCTATTATTCAAGATATAACGACTATTTTATTGGATACAGTAGTTGATTTGGGAATTATAGATACGGTATTTTCAGAGGATGATTATCGCTATATCACAGTTTTATTATCAAGTTGCTTTGAAGGTGAAGTAGATGTTGCTTCGGTTTACTTTAATCAATTAACAGAGGCTATTATAAGTAGAATGGAAGATATTTCTTTGTTACATTTTAAACAAAGAGAAGTATTGAGAGAAAATCTTCGCCGCCACCTTATACCGGCTTATTATAGATTAAAATTCGGCTTACCTAGTTCAAATGAATATGTGTTGCATGTTAAAGAACATTATCCTGATTTATTTGAACTAGTAAAAGATTCTTTGACTCCCTTGATGGACGCTATTGACAAGCCCATACCTGATAGTGAAACAGCATATTTTGTTATCCATTTCGGAGGTTATTTAAAGAAAGCAGATACTTTGCCTCAAAAATGCTATAAAGCAGCAATCATTTGTCCTAATGGTGTTAGTTCTTCATTGATGTTAAAAGAGAATCTATTAGCATTATTTCCTCAAATTGAGTTTATAGGAACCTCAAAGATTGATGATTTACAGGTGAAAGCTAGTAGTGACTATGATATGGTTTTTTCTACCATAAAGGTGGAGACAGAGAAGCCAAATTATCTAGTTTCTGTTATGATGACGGAAGAACAAACAACACAGTTAGTTGAATTGGTATCAAAAGATTTCCCAGATACAGGTTATCGAGATATTGAGCTGAATCAGATAATTAGCATAGTAAGACGATATAGTGTAATCACACAAGAATTAGAGTTAAAATTAGCATTAAAGAGGTATCTCTATCAAGAAATGAACAGAAAGGAAGTGTTACCATTGTTAGAAGAATTAATTACAAAAGAAACTTATCAGGTTAGTTCGGAAAAATTAGGATGGAAGGAGGCGATTCGTTTAGCAGCTAAACCGCTTTTGGATCAAGATAAGATAACTGAGAACTACCCTGAGGCAATGATTCAAAAAGTAGAAGAGTTTGGACCTTTTATTAATTTAGGGAAGGGAGTAGCAATTCCTCACGCTCGGCCAGATGAAGGTGTGAATGAAATAGGAATGTCAATGTTAGTTTTGGAAGAACCGATTTATTTATTGGATAATCCAGAACAAGAGGTAAGATTGTTGATTTGTATTGCAGCCATTGATAATGAGAGTCATTTAAAGGCTTTGTCACATTTAACAACAATTTTAAGAGATAAAAATCATGTTCAAACTTTAATATCATCAAAAAACTATGATGACATTAAAATGATAATTAAACAGGAGGATTAGATAATGTTAAAAATTGGTACAGCTTGTGGTTCAGGATTAGGTTCAAGTTTTATGGTACAGATGAATATTGAATCTGTATTGAGTGATTTGAATGTTTCGGATGTAGAAGTTGAACATTATGATTTAGGTGGAGCAGATCCAAATGCAGCTGATATTTGGATTGTTGGTCGTGATCTAGCTGATTCAGCTAGTCATCTTGGAGATGTTCGTATCTTAAATAGTATTATTGATATGGACGAACTACGAGAATTAATTACTAAAATTTGTGAAGAAAAAGGACTTATATAGGAGGCTAGCGTCATGATGAAGTTCATATTGGATATTGTTAGTACACCAGCTATTTTAGTAGCTTTAATTGCAATCTTAGGATTAGTTCTTCAGAAGAAGAAATTACCTGATATTATTAAAGGTGGAATTAAGACCTTTGTTGGTTTCTTAGTTGTATCTGGTGGTGCAGGAATTGTACAAAATTCTTTAAATCCATTTGGTACCATGTTTGAACATGCTTTTCATTTATCTGGAGTTGTGCCGAATAATGAAGCAATTGTAGCTGTAGCTTTAACAACATATGGCTCAGCTACTGCAATGATTATGTTTGCAGGCATGGTGTTCAATATCTTAATCGCTCGTTTTACTCGATTTAAATATATCTTTTTAACAGGGCACCACACTCTATATATGGCATGTATGATTGCGGTCATTTTATCAGTTGCTGGCTTTACTAGCTTGCCTCTCATCTTACTAGGAGGATTAGCACTCGGTATTATTATGAGTATTTCCCCGGCATTTGTGCAAAAATATATGGTTCAATTAACTGGAAATGACAAGGTGGCTTTAGGTCATTTCAGTTCTTTGGGATATTGGTTAAGTGGTTTCACTGGTAGCCTTATCGGTGACAAATCAAAATCAACAGAGGACATTAAATTCCCAAAGAGTTTAGCTTTTTTACGTGATAGTACTGTTAGTATTACTTTATCTATGGCAGTTATTTACATTATTGTAGCTATCTTTGCAGGGTCAGAATATATAGAAAAAGAAATCAGTAATGGTACAAGTGGTCTAGTTTATGCTTTACAATTAGCAGGTCAATTTGCAGCAGGTGTATTTGTTATTTTAGCAGGTGTTCGCCTTATTTTGGGTGAAATTGTTCCAGCCTTTAAAGGTATTTCAGAGCGTCTTGTACCTAATTCAAAACCTGCTTTGGATTGTCCGATTGTTTATACTTATGCACCTAATGCAGTCCTAATTGGATTTATCTCTAGTTTTGTTGGTGGTTTAGTAAGTATGGCAATTATGATTGCTTCAGGAACGGTTGTCATCTTACCAGGCGTTGTGCCTCATTTCTTCTGTGGAGCGACTGCAGGTGTCATTGGGAATGCATCTGGTGGTGTTCGTGGAGCCACTATTGGAGCATTTTTACAAGGTATTTTAATTAGTTTTCTTCCAGTCTTTTTAATGCCAGTTTTGGGAGGACTTGGTTTCCAAGGGTCAACTTTCTCAGATGCAGATTTTGGTCTATCAGGAATTATTTTAGGAATGTTGAATCAATTTGGCTCACAAGCAGGCATTGTTATTGGTCTTGTTCTTATTCTAGCAGTTATGTTTGGAGTATCCTTTATTAAAAAGCCATCTGCAAAGGAGGAATAAGGGATGATTTTAAGTGAAAATAGAGAAGATGAGTTAAGAAAATTTGCAACAAAAATCCGATTAAATACTCTTAGAACATTGAATCATCTTGGATTCGGCCATTATGGAGGGAGTCTGTCTATAGTAGAAGTTTTAGCAGTGCTTTATGGTGAAATAATGCCGATGACTCCAGAAATATTTGCGTCACGAGATAGAGATTATTTTGTTTTATCCAAGGGACATGCTGGACCAGCTTTGTACAGCACACTCTATTTGAATGGTTTCTTTGACAAAGAATTCTTACATTCTTTAAATACAAATGGAACCAAATTACCGTCCCATCCTGATAGAAATCTAACGCCGGGCATAGATATGACAACTGGCTCTTTAGGACAGGGAATTAGTGTTGCAACCGGACTTGCATATGGTCAGAGAATAAGAAAAAGTCCCTTTTATACCTATGCTATTGTTGGAGATGGTGAGTTAAATGAGGGACAATGTTGGGAGGCTATACAGTTTGCTTCTCATCAACAGTTATCTAATTTAATTGTATTTGTAGACGATAACAAAAAACAATTAGATGGTTTTACAAAGGATATTTGTAATCCAGGTGATTTTGTAGAAAAATTCTCAGCATTTGGGTTTGAATCCATTAGGGTCAATGGTTCAGATATTAGAGAAATTTATGAAGGGATTATCCAATTAAAACAGTCAAATAATTCATCCCCTAAGTGTATTGTATTAGACACTATTAAAGGTCAAGGAGTTCGAGAGCTGGAAGAAATGAAATCCAATCATCATCTTCGCCCTACTGTAGAGGAGAGACAAATGTTAACTTCAGTTGTAGAAAGATTAAGTCAGGAATTGGAGGAAACAGAATGATGAGAAGTGCGAAAGAATTACGACATGTGTATAGAGATTTCCTTCTAGAAGCTAACCAAAGTTATTCTGATATAGTAGTTTTAGAAGCAGACTTGTCAAGTTCGATGGCTACTAATAATCTTGAAAAGGACTTTGGAGACCGTTATGTGAATGTTGGGATCATGGAAGCAGAAATGGTCGGGCTTGCAGCAGGTTTATCTATTCAGGGGTTTAGACCTTATCTTCATACATTTGGCCCTTTTGCTTCACGAAGAGTATTTGATCAATTATTTATTTCTCTTGGGTACGCACAATTGGATGCCACTGTGATTGGCTCAGATGCAGGAGTAACGGCAGAGATGAATGGTGGAACACATATGCCATTTGAAGAAATTGGATTGTTACGTTTAATTCCTAAATCAATCATTTTTGAAGCAACTGATGATATCCAATTTCGTGAAATCTTGAACCAGACATTAGAATTAAAAGGACTAAAATATATTCGAACAATTAGAAAAGCTCCAGAGGCTGTATATCAAGGTGGAGAAGATTTTTCTAAAGGCTACATTGAGTTAAGACACGGTGAAGATGTTGTAATAGTTGCTTCTGGCATAATGGTTGCTCCAAGTATTCGAGTTGCGGATGAACTGTCTAAATTAGGTTATTCAGTAGGTGTGATAGATTTATTTAGAATCAAACCGATACCAGAACAGATAAAAACAATGTTAAGCGGAAAAACTATATTTA
The Streptococcus toyakuensis genome window above contains:
- a CDS encoding DNA/RNA non-specific endonuclease: MTTNSISSYITLISIAHNQFGDELNIDNWDCEFKNWEMQLISNGKYYTFLKKVEIDCRVTKEPIYRENPIMWKIILRKNPKTNYFVASLSNVNHVKDRSHNPDDPSIPGENTKDRGHFIADSFDKYLLTNDERNANNSQSNQFFAINNKSNISPQDFRANRNSKEYAGQLRFEQKVRNYLEKSTNANEEVYYEIEEIKIEEKVLGRRIFIHWDQSDEADIHVFIPEDRD
- the rpmG gene encoding 50S ribosomal protein L33 yields the protein MRVNITLEHKESGERLYLTSKNKRNTPDRLQLKKYSPKLRKHVVFTEVK
- the rpmF gene encoding 50S ribosomal protein L32 codes for the protein MAVPARRTSKAKKNKRRTHYKVTAPSVNFDETTGDYSRSHRVSLKGYYKGRKIAKAASAE
- a CDS encoding BglG family transcription antiterminator — encoded protein: MFDYRALVILMTLMDHCELSLYELSVKVSLPIKEVKEGIDYLVPYLANKGIVLDKKQGRYSLSNRTKQSLTDIIKSDELVLPKSTRLALIYLYTFCRLDFISNNHYQDFLKVSKNTTLSDIQSLRKIMLDNDLELGYSRAKGYTLHGSEWNKHRLAFQMVSELLESSIGIWGLDYVLSSWGYSLTYDLINQVVKDYYEKLQLVPIVNQLKVCLFGLVFIICRYQRDVERVCLSETLVSPIIQDITTILLDTVVDLGIIDTVFSEDDYRYITVLLSSCFEGEVDVASVYFNQLTEAIISRMEDISLLHFKQREVLRENLRRHLIPAYYRLKFGLPSSNEYVLHVKEHYPDLFELVKDSLTPLMDAIDKPIPDSETAYFVIHFGGYLKKADTLPQKCYKAAIICPNGVSSSLMLKENLLALFPQIEFIGTSKIDDLQVKASSDYDMVFSTIKVETEKPNYLVSVMMTEEQTTQLVELVSKDFPDTGYRDIELNQIISIVRRYSVITQELELKLALKRYLYQEMNRKEVLPLLEELITKETYQVSSEKLGWKEAIRLAAKPLLDQDKITENYPEAMIQKVEEFGPFINLGKGVAIPHARPDEGVNEIGMSMLVLEEPIYLLDNPEQEVRLLICIAAIDNESHLKALSHLTTILRDKNHVQTLISSKNYDDIKMIIKQED
- a CDS encoding PTS sugar transporter subunit IIB yields the protein MLKIGTACGSGLGSSFMVQMNIESVLSDLNVSDVEVEHYDLGGADPNAADIWIVGRDLADSASHLGDVRILNSIIDMDELRELITKICEEKGLI
- a CDS encoding PTS ascorbate transporter subunit IIC; protein product: MMKFILDIVSTPAILVALIAILGLVLQKKKLPDIIKGGIKTFVGFLVVSGGAGIVQNSLNPFGTMFEHAFHLSGVVPNNEAIVAVALTTYGSATAMIMFAGMVFNILIARFTRFKYIFLTGHHTLYMACMIAVILSVAGFTSLPLILLGGLALGIIMSISPAFVQKYMVQLTGNDKVALGHFSSLGYWLSGFTGSLIGDKSKSTEDIKFPKSLAFLRDSTVSITLSMAVIYIIVAIFAGSEYIEKEISNGTSGLVYALQLAGQFAAGVFVILAGVRLILGEIVPAFKGISERLVPNSKPALDCPIVYTYAPNAVLIGFISSFVGGLVSMAIMIASGTVVILPGVVPHFFCGATAGVIGNASGGVRGATIGAFLQGILISFLPVFLMPVLGGLGFQGSTFSDADFGLSGIILGMLNQFGSQAGIVIGLVLILAVMFGVSFIKKPSAKEE
- a CDS encoding transketolase codes for the protein MILSENREDELRKFATKIRLNTLRTLNHLGFGHYGGSLSIVEVLAVLYGEIMPMTPEIFASRDRDYFVLSKGHAGPALYSTLYLNGFFDKEFLHSLNTNGTKLPSHPDRNLTPGIDMTTGSLGQGISVATGLAYGQRIRKSPFYTYAIVGDGELNEGQCWEAIQFASHQQLSNLIVFVDDNKKQLDGFTKDICNPGDFVEKFSAFGFESIRVNGSDIREIYEGIIQLKQSNNSSPKCIVLDTIKGQGVRELEEMKSNHHLRPTVEERQMLTSVVERLSQELEETE
- a CDS encoding transketolase family protein, with translation MMRSAKELRHVYRDFLLEANQSYSDIVVLEADLSSSMATNNLEKDFGDRYVNVGIMEAEMVGLAAGLSIQGFRPYLHTFGPFASRRVFDQLFISLGYAQLDATVIGSDAGVTAEMNGGTHMPFEEIGLLRLIPKSIIFEATDDIQFREILNQTLELKGLKYIRTIRKAPEAVYQGGEDFSKGYIELRHGEDVVIVASGIMVAPSIRVADELSKLGYSVGVIDLFRIKPIPEQIKTMLSGKTIFTVENHNQIGGIGSALCELFSDDGITKIHRMGVQERFGQVGKMDYLLNEYGLSESNIKEKVLAFYNAR